From a single Rutidosis leptorrhynchoides isolate AG116_Rl617_1_P2 chromosome 5, CSIRO_AGI_Rlap_v1, whole genome shotgun sequence genomic region:
- the LOC139850136 gene encoding uncharacterized protein, with translation MVDKFINDQGTLQPPPPNAWRDQRKHVGPAKDLKSLILNKQDTRCMFIFQNETFLFLDTEFWKRLLGIAFSGYLENIHIDGWATFLLRFRQRFLPRASQMSSSPQFPIADYTCSSRWTIMPLGFLNQLEKFKSFYDDDTQNEEEKGDTSNPEAEGIIKFNPPDYMYLIGLGDGSDDLYPSWAECDKDE, from the exons atggttgataaatttataaacgatcaaggaactttgcaaccaccaccaccaaatgcATGGAGAGATCAAAGGAAGCATGTGGGGCCAGCAAAAGATTTGAAATCACTAATCCTCAATAAGCAAGATACGCGTTGCATGTTCATTTTCCAAAATGAAACCTTCCTCTTCCTTGATACTGAGTTTTGGAAACGTTTATTGGGAATTGCATTTTCTGGTTATTTGGAAAACATA catattgatggatgggctaccttcctgttgagatttcggcagaggtttctgccccgagctagccagatgtcctcgagtcctcagtttccgattgcagattatacatgtagttctcgatggacgattatgccattgggtttcctcaatcaactggagaaattcaagtccttttatgatgatgacactcaaaatgaggaggagaagggggatacatctaatcctgaagcagaggggatcattaaattcaatcccccagattatatgtatttgattggtcttggggatggtagtgatgacctttatccatcctgggctgaatgtgataag